A part of Streptomyces sp. NBC_01497 genomic DNA contains:
- a CDS encoding LacI family DNA-binding transcriptional regulator, whose translation MTAAGKHQVSRTDTTRRGGRQGGRAGIRDVAAAAGVSITTVSDALNGKGRLPDATRRHVREVAERLGYRPSAAARTLRTGKSGLIGLTVTTYGDEPFTFTEFAYFAEMARAATSAALARGYALVILPATSQHDVWSNVALDGTVVVDPSDHDPVVTELVRQGLPVVSDGRPAGTLPVTAWVDNDHEAAVLDLLDHMAEAGARRIGLLTGTTTDTYTRLSTTAYLRWCERVGQDPVYESYPAHDPCAGAVAADRLLARPDRPDAVYGLFDPNGTDLLAAARRYGLRVPDDLLLVCCSESTVYAATEPPITTLSLKPRRIGTAVVQLLIDAIEGVETDGPLERVIPTELIVRTSSQRRPPRTTVSAPRSPSSDRP comes from the coding sequence ATGACAGCAGCAGGGAAACACCAGGTGAGCCGGACGGACACAACGCGCAGGGGAGGCCGGCAGGGTGGTCGAGCCGGTATCCGGGACGTGGCCGCCGCGGCCGGTGTCTCCATCACGACCGTCTCGGACGCGCTCAACGGCAAGGGACGGTTACCCGACGCGACCCGCCGCCACGTCCGCGAGGTCGCGGAGCGCCTCGGCTACCGCCCGTCGGCCGCCGCCAGAACACTCCGTACCGGGAAGTCCGGGCTGATCGGCCTGACCGTCACCACGTACGGGGATGAACCTTTCACCTTCACCGAGTTCGCCTACTTCGCCGAGATGGCGCGAGCGGCGACCTCGGCGGCACTCGCCCGCGGCTACGCCCTCGTGATCCTTCCGGCCACCTCGCAGCACGACGTCTGGTCCAACGTCGCGCTCGACGGGACCGTCGTCGTCGACCCGTCCGACCACGACCCCGTCGTCACCGAACTCGTCCGCCAGGGACTGCCCGTGGTCTCGGACGGCCGGCCCGCCGGCACGCTGCCGGTCACCGCCTGGGTCGACAACGACCACGAGGCCGCCGTGCTCGACCTGCTCGACCACATGGCCGAGGCCGGCGCCCGCCGCATCGGACTGCTCACCGGCACCACCACCGACACCTACACCCGCCTCTCCACCACCGCGTACCTGCGCTGGTGCGAGCGCGTCGGCCAGGATCCGGTCTACGAGTCCTACCCCGCGCACGACCCGTGCGCGGGCGCCGTCGCCGCCGACCGGCTGCTGGCCCGGCCGGACCGGCCGGACGCCGTCTACGGCCTGTTCGACCCCAACGGCACCGACCTGCTGGCCGCCGCCCGGCGCTACGGGCTGCGGGTCCCCGACGACCTGCTGCTGGTGTGCTGCAGCGAGTCGACGGTCTACGCGGCGACCGAACCGCCGATCACCACGCTCTCGCTCAAGCCGCGCCGTATTGGCACCGCCGTCGTGCAGTTGCTGATCGACGCGATCGAAGGGGTCGAGACGGACGGACCGCTGGAGCGGGTGATACCGACGGAGCTGATCGTGCGGACGTCCTCGCAGCGCCGCCCGCCGCGTACGACGGTGAGCGCGCCCCGCTCCCCGTCGAGCGACCGGCCCTGA